AATCCTTCCTGCCGACGATGATGCGGGGCGGATCGTTAAGCCTGGCGGCCTGCCTGTATTCGGGCTCCTCCATGAGCATGTCCACGATGTCCTCGAGACGTCTGGGACATTTCTCTTCCACCTTATTCTCCAGGAACTCCTGCACCATGTTGTCGGCTGCGGAGTGGATGTTGAAGAAGGGGATGTTCAGGAGCCTGGCGGTGTCCGCCGCCTGGTTGTAGTTGGAACCCATGACGTTGTAGAGGACCTCGTCCATGCGGGGACCCATGAGACCTTCAGCCACGTTGATGGGGACTCCGCAGTCATAGAATATGTCGGCCTGCATGGACATGACCTTGGGGAAGGGATTCCTGGATTTCCCGGTGGGGTGGTGGGCGACCACCGCATCGATCCTCTGACCCTTCTCCTTCAGACGGTCCGCCAGCAGGAGCTCTCCGGGAGTGATGTCGACTCCCCACATGAAGCGCTCCGCCTCCGCGTCCTTGGCGATATCCTCGCCCCAGGAGAAACGGCAGTCGTAGTAGGGATTCCAAAGGCTCTCGGTGTCGAAGAACTCCTTCTTCTCCTCGGGAAGCGCATCATACGCCTTCTTGGCGTTGCTGAGGACGAGGTCTACCTCCTCCTTCGGACGGGGGTCGTGTTTCATTCCCGTCTCTATGGCAAGCCGGTAAGCGTCATAGATTTTCATGTCCGGTGCATCGGACTCTCCCTAAAAATAAACTCGCACGCGCCCGTATCCTTTACAAATGTTATTTTATGACCGAGTGGATGCGGGAGCAATGTTCAGCCTCTCGAAGACCTTCCGCATGAGTGCGGAAGAGGAGGATATCATCGACGTGAAGATGCGCCTCAGCAAGCGCACCATCACCGGCATCATGATCCTCATCGCGGTCATCATGATTTTCTACGGGACCACCCGTCTGTACACCGTCGCCATCCTGCACGGCGAGGAGGACTGGCTGGATTCCTTCAGGATGGCATGGCTGATGGTCTTCGGAGGCGACCTCGAGCTGGGCCACGTCACCCACCTCGTCTACTGGCCCGGCCCCATCATCTTCATCATCGGAGGATTCCTGATCCTGCTGGACCACCGCAGGAACTTCGTCCGCTCGGTCGGACTCTACGCGTTCGCCATGGGAGTCGTCAGGATCGGTATGGCCCTTCCCCTGATGAGGTCCCTGGCGCCCCCCACCGTTGCCCTCGGATGGGTCATCTTCATACTCGCCGCCAACCTCGTGTTCTCCGGGTACTCCATGCTCTCCGGGACCACCCGCGGCAGATGGGGTATGATCGGCGGTTCCCTGGGAATGATGGCCATCTACATGGAGTACTTCGCCCTGATCATGTTCGC
The sequence above is a segment of the methanogenic archaeon ISO4-H5 genome. Coding sequences within it:
- a CDS encoding NIF3 family protein; this encodes MKIYDAYRLAIETGMKHDPRPKEEVDLVLSNAKKAYDALPEEKKEFFDTESLWNPYYDCRFSWGEDIAKDAEAERFMWGVDITPGELLLADRLKEKGQRIDAVVAHHPTGKSRNPFPKVMSMQADIFYDCGVPINVAEGLMGPRMDEVLYNVMGSNYNQAADTARLLNIPFFNIHSAADNMVQEFLENKVEEKCPRRLEDIVDMLMEEPEYRQAARLNDPPRIIVGRKDSRCGKVIAKMTGGTSAPDSMYEELQKAGAGTVIAMHMPKSSVDVCRKCNLNVVISGHMASDSLGINLICDEWEKHGIEVFGAAGFTRFSRN
- a CDS encoding transmembrane protein translates to MFSLSKTFRMSAEEEDIIDVKMRLSKRTITGIMILIAVIMIFYGTTRLYTVAILHGEEDWLDSFRMAWLMVFGGDLELGHVTHLVYWPGPIIFIIGGFLILLDHRRNFVRSVGLYAFAMGVVRIGMALPLMRSLAPPTVALGWVIFILAANLVFSGYSMLSGTTRGRWGMIGGSLGMMAIYMEYFALIMFAYIGLGGDSIGNVIIRIFRDYPNIVVTCIMYAFLIWLLDTDEIRYGDKLTRHIAILQSIDNTYRSVELMTIRRKDAAVLMNMDSPRWRDPADGGPAEKEFKFQSNTRMGTSYVTVQKWKDRDELFFTMSAWRMGTSVMAERFAVSKIIPDDEDLEKCTTLNLMGRNRQVIPVTVINTHRDEEVTQR